In Macaca nemestrina isolate mMacNem1 chromosome 11, mMacNem.hap1, whole genome shotgun sequence, a single window of DNA contains:
- the LOC105473788 gene encoding dual specificity phosphatase 28, with translation MEPGDAGRRVTALPVPPPFVRVAPSLFLGSARAAGAEEQLARAGVTLCVNVSRQQPGPRAPGVAELRVPVFDDPAEDLLAHLEPTCAAMEAAVRGGGACLVYCKNGRSRSAAVCTAYLMRHRGLSLAQAFQMVKSARPVAEPNLGFWSQLQKYEEALQAQSCLQGEPPALGLGPEA, from the exons ATGGAGCCGGGAGACGCGGGGCGCCGCGTGACCGCCTTGCCAGTGCCGCCGCCGTTCGTGCGCGTGGCACCCTCGCTCTTCCTCGGGAGCGCGCGCGCCGCGGGCGCGGAGGAGCAGCTGGCGCGCGCGGGAGTCACGCTGTGCGTCAACGTCTCCCGCCAGCAGCCCGGCCCGCGCGCGCCCGGCGTGGCAGAGCTGCGCGTGCCCGTGTTCGACGACCCGGCAGAGGACCTGCTGGCGCACCTAGAGCCCACGTGCGCCGCCATGGAGGCCGCGGTGCGCGGCGGCGGCGCCTGCCTAGTGTACTGCAAAAACGGCCGCAGCCGCTCGGCTGCCGTCTGCACCGCCTACCTTATGAGGCATCGAGGCCTCAGCCTGGCGCAGGCTTTCCAG ATGGTGAAGAGCGCTCGCCCGGTAGCGGAACCCAACCTGGGCTTCTGGTCTCAGCTCCAGAAGTATGAGGAGGCCCTCCAGGCACAGTCCTGCCTGCAGGGAGAGCCCCCAGCCTTAGGGTTGGGCCCGGAGGCTTGA